Proteins encoded by one window of Candidatus Zymogenus saltonus:
- the rph gene encoding ribonuclease PH: protein MRADGRQPNVIRPISIVRNYISYAEGSALIEMGNTRIVTTASVEEKVPQFLKGKGGGWVTAEYGMLPRSTDIRMTRETTQGRAGGRTLEIQRLIGRALRAVVDLRALGERTIWIDCDVITADGGTRTASITGGFVALAEAIIKLKREGAIKRFPIKDYVAAVSTGVIDGKSMIDLDYKEDSRADVDMNFVMTGNGLFVEIQGTAEEHPFSKDLFDEMAGLAEEGIKTLIEKQREVLGGLLEKM from the coding sequence GGCCGATAAGTATAGTGAGAAACTACATATCTTATGCCGAGGGAAGCGCCTTGATAGAGATGGGCAATACGAGGATTGTGACCACCGCATCGGTGGAGGAAAAGGTCCCCCAATTTTTGAAGGGCAAGGGGGGGGGATGGGTGACCGCCGAGTACGGGATGTTGCCTCGCTCCACCGATATCAGGATGACCAGAGAGACGACCCAAGGTAGGGCCGGCGGAAGAACGCTGGAGATACAGCGGCTTATAGGGAGGGCGCTCAGAGCCGTGGTCGATCTCAGGGCGCTGGGGGAGAGAACCATCTGGATTGACTGCGACGTGATCACGGCGGACGGGGGCACCCGCACCGCATCGATCACGGGTGGATTCGTCGCGTTGGCTGAGGCCATCATCAAGCTGAAAAGAGAGGGGGCGATAAAGCGGTTCCCGATAAAGGACTACGTCGCCGCGGTCAGCACGGGGGTCATCGACGGAAAGAGCATGATAGACCTCGACTACAAGGAGGACTCGAGGGCCGATGTGGATATGAACTTCGTAATGACGGGAAACGGGCTCTTCGTGGAAATCCAGGGCACCGCTGAGGAGCACCCGTTCAGCAAAGACCTCTTTGACGAGATGGCGGGTCTTGCGGAGGAGGGAATTAAAACCTTGATCGAGAAACAGAGGGAGGTGCTGGGGGGACTCCTTGAAAAAATGTGA